The Megalops cyprinoides isolate fMegCyp1 chromosome 10, fMegCyp1.pri, whole genome shotgun sequence genome window below encodes:
- the tnfaip8l2b gene encoding tumor necrosis factor, alpha-induced protein 8-like protein 2 B has protein sequence METFSSKDMAMKAQKKILSHMANKSVVQIFIDDTSSEILDELYRVSKEYTGNRTEAQKVVKDLIKIAVKIGVLYRHNRFNTEELKLAQDFKKKLHQGAMTAISFHEVEFTFDKTVMSEILTDCRDMLLKLVEKHLTPKSQGRINHVFNHYSDPELLAALYNPKGPFCPNVTKICNGLNKLLEEDKL, from the exons ATGGAGACCTTCAGCTCCAAGGATATGGCCATGAAGGCACAGAAGAAGATTCTTAGCCACATGGCTAATAAGTCAGTCGTTCAGATATTTATTGATGACACAAGCAGTGAAATTCTGGACGAGCTCTACCGAGTCTCCAAGGAATACACAGGCAACCGCACAGAAGCCCAGAAAGTGGTAAAAGACCTGATCAAGATTGCAGTAAAGATCGGTGTCCTCTACCGCCATAACCGCTTCAACACAGAGGAGCTCAAACTGGCCCAGGACTTCAAAAAGAAGCTGCATCAGGGCGCCATGACTGCCATCAGCTTTCATGAG GTGGAATTCACATTTGACAAGACAGTAATGTCAGAGATCCTGACAGACTGCAGGGACATGCTACTAAAGCTGGTGGAGAAACATCTAACGCCCAAGTCCCAAGGGCGCATCAATCACGTTTTCAACCATTACTCTGATCCAGAGCTGCTCGCTGCCCTCTACAATCCCAAGGGGCCCTTCTGCCCCAATGTCACCAAAATCTGTAATGGCCTCAACAAGCTTTTGGAGGAGGACAAGCTATGA